A genome region from Hymenobacter tibetensis includes the following:
- a CDS encoding c-type cytochrome, which yields MNSIRLRSFSHLFLALFLTFTAVGNSSAQDVGAAPAVSQEGVTPGSTDGATPAAAAAPAAGATPGAGGGDAAAIAAGDALFKGNCAQCHAVNDVVVGPALAGITKRRPVSWLIPWIKNSSKVVASGDEYAVKIFNQYQKQQMPSFQLSDQEITSILAWVTSQEGGGASATGGGTGVNKDNPATDTKLGEGGEGAAGAGQYADILLIVLVVVLIVLVVTLVIIANIMKDVLRGRKDLDGRDVEILEQRFDWSKLYKSSAIRIGAGVVFTLVLLYESVQGAMGIGLMQGYQPTQPIAFSHKLHAGEHQINCAYCHTSVYKSKSANIPSANICMNCHSQIKTESQEIKKIYRAIERKQPIQWVRVHNLPDLAYFNHSQHTQVGGIECQTCHGPIQNMEVVYQYSPLTMGWCINCHRETPLNTKGNGYYNNLVKLHDQANGAAPFTVSSNGGTECSKCHY from the coding sequence ATGAATAGCATTCGCCTTCGTTCCTTTTCTCACCTCTTTTTAGCTCTGTTTCTAACGTTTACCGCCGTGGGTAATTCCTCGGCGCAAGACGTAGGCGCGGCTCCGGCCGTGAGCCAAGAAGGGGTAACCCCAGGCTCCACTGACGGAGCAACACCCGCCGCTGCTGCTGCCCCCGCTGCAGGAGCAACTCCCGGTGCCGGTGGCGGCGACGCAGCTGCCATTGCCGCTGGTGACGCATTATTCAAAGGCAACTGTGCTCAGTGCCACGCTGTGAATGATGTAGTAGTTGGACCAGCCTTGGCTGGCATTACCAAGCGTCGTCCGGTATCTTGGCTGATTCCTTGGATCAAGAACTCCAGCAAAGTCGTGGCCAGTGGTGACGAGTATGCTGTGAAGATCTTCAACCAGTATCAGAAGCAGCAGATGCCTAGCTTCCAGCTGTCAGATCAGGAAATCACTTCTATTCTGGCTTGGGTTACTTCCCAAGAAGGTGGAGGAGCATCCGCTACAGGTGGTGGCACTGGTGTCAACAAAGACAACCCTGCAACTGACACCAAACTTGGTGAAGGAGGCGAAGGTGCCGCTGGTGCCGGACAATACGCTGACATCCTTCTGATTGTGTTGGTGGTTGTTCTTATCGTGCTTGTAGTGACGTTGGTTATTATTGCCAACATCATGAAAGATGTCCTGCGTGGTCGTAAAGACCTCGATGGCCGCGACGTAGAAATTCTAGAGCAGCGTTTCGATTGGAGCAAGCTGTACAAGTCTTCTGCTATTCGTATTGGTGCTGGTGTGGTATTCACCTTGGTGTTACTCTACGAATCAGTACAAGGAGCCATGGGCATCGGTTTGATGCAAGGGTACCAGCCTACGCAGCCCATTGCTTTCTCACACAAATTGCACGCTGGCGAACACCAGATCAACTGCGCATACTGCCATACTTCGGTTTATAAGAGTAAGTCAGCAAACATTCCATCGGCCAACATCTGTATGAACTGCCACTCGCAGATCAAAACAGAGTCGCAGGAAATCAAGAAAATCTACCGTGCTATTGAGCGTAAGCAGCCTATCCAATGGGTACGTGTACACAACTTGCCTGATTTGGCTTATTTCAACCACTCCCAGCATACGCAGGTAGGAGGTATTGAATGCCAGACTTGCCACGGCCCTATCCAGAATATGGAAGTGGTATATCAGTACTCGCCGTTGACTATGGGCTGGTGCATTAACTGCCACCGCGAGACGCCACTCAACACAAAGGGTAACGGGTACTACAATAACTTGGTGAAGTTGCATGACCAAGCCAATGGTGCTGCTCCGTTCACGGTATCGTCAAACGGCGGTACGGAGTGCTCGAAGTGCCACTACTAA
- the rpsF gene encoding 30S ribosomal protein S6 — translation MEVRNYETVFILTPVLNEGQVQETVEKFSQVLKENGADIINTEAWGLKKLAYPIQKKNTGYYFLVEFTGSGNIVDTLELAFRRDERIIRFLTTVLDKHAVAYSQRRRNGEMNQQKAQKQSEAVAQ, via the coding sequence ATGGAAGTAAGAAATTACGAGACGGTCTTCATTTTGACTCCCGTGCTGAACGAGGGCCAAGTGCAAGAGACGGTCGAGAAGTTCTCGCAGGTGCTTAAGGAAAATGGCGCCGACATCATCAACACTGAAGCTTGGGGCCTAAAAAAATTGGCGTATCCAATTCAGAAAAAAAATACGGGCTACTACTTCCTCGTGGAGTTCACTGGCTCGGGTAACATCGTGGACACGCTGGAACTTGCTTTCCGCCGGGACGAGCGGATCATCCGCTTCCTCACCACCGTTTTGGACAAGCATGCTGTAGCCTACAGCCAGCGCCGCCGCAACGGGGAGATGAACCAGCAGAAAGCCCAGAAACAATCGGAAGCCGTAGCCCAGTAA
- the rpsR gene encoding 30S ribosomal protein S18, producing MSLANERIHKQDTRKKYCRFKKNGIKYVDYKDPNFLLKFVNEQGRILPRRITGTSLKFQRKVAQAVAKARHLALMPYVTDSLK from the coding sequence ATGAGCCTCGCCAACGAACGTATCCACAAGCAGGATACCCGCAAAAAGTACTGCCGCTTCAAGAAGAACGGTATCAAGTATGTTGATTACAAAGACCCGAACTTCTTGTTGAAGTTTGTGAACGAGCAGGGCCGCATCTTACCCCGCCGTATCACAGGCACCAGCCTGAAGTTCCAGCGTAAAGTAGCTCAAGCCGTGGCTAAAGCCCGTCACTTGGCTCTCATGCCATACGTAACCGACTCTTTAAAATAG